CGAGGGAAAGCCCGTCGTAAACGCAAACGGCGAGCGGATCGGAATGATCGAGGCGGTCGAGGGCGGAATGGTGCACGTCGACCCGGATCCGGGCGTCACCGACACGATCAAGTCGAAACTCG
Above is a genomic segment from Natrononativus amylolyticus containing:
- a CDS encoding PRC-barrel domain containing protein, giving the protein MCASFTDDDEGKPVVNANGERIGMIEAVEGGMVHVDPDPGVTDTIKSKLGWGDADEETYTLEEENVESITDDEVQLRQL